A region from the Acomys russatus chromosome 24, mAcoRus1.1, whole genome shotgun sequence genome encodes:
- the LOC127207298 gene encoding olfactory receptor 1165-like gives MTYEVMNQSSVTTFILVGFSEYPQLQIPLFLLFLTIYSVTLMGNLGILVVIRINPKLHTPMYFFLSHLSFLDICYSSVFTPKLLQILVMEDRTISFKGCMTQFFFICTFVITEMFMLAVMAYDRFVAVYNPLLYTVVMPHKFCALLVAGTYMLGGLCAVILIYTLLQLSYCEYGIINHFGCEYSAVISVSCSDSSFSQMTCLVISIFSESSSVLITLASYVFIVVTIIKMPSKGGLCKAFSTCTSHLTAITIFHGIILLLYCVPNSNSSRIFVKVATALYTVMIPMLNPLIYSLRNKDVKETVRRLISSKLHSHLT, from the coding sequence ATGACATATGAAGTGATGAACCAGAGTTCTGTGACCACATTCATCTTGGTGGGCTTCTCAGAGTATCCACAGCTCCAAatacccctcttcctcctcttcttgacCATTTATTCAGTGACACTGATGGGTAACCTGGGCATACTTGTGGTTATAAGGATCAATCCCAAACTTCACACacccatgtactttttcctcaGCCATCTTTCATTTTTGGATATATGCTATTCTAGTGTATTTACACCCAAACTGTTGCAGATCTTGGTTATGGAAGACAGAACCATTTCTTTCAAAGGATGCATGACACAATTCTTCTTTATTTGTACGTTTGTGATTACAGAAATGTTCATGTTAGCAGTGATGGCCTATGACAGGTTTGTGGCTGTGTATAATCCTCTGCTTTATACTGTTGTGATGCCTCATAAGTTCTGTGCTCTACTAGTAGCTGGGACTTACATGTTGGGTGGACTGTGTGCTGTGATACTCATATATACCCTTTTGCAGCTATCCTATTGTGAATATGGCATCATCAATCACTTTGGCTGTGAGTACTCTGCTGTCATCTCTGTATCCTGCTCTGACTCCTCCTTTAGCCAAATGACATGCTTAGTCATTTCTATATTTAGTGAGTCTTCTAGTGTCCTGATCACTTTAGCCTCATATGTGTTCATAGTTGTCACAATCATTAAGATGCCGTCCAAAGGAGGACTATGCAAAGCCTTCTCCACCTGTACTTCCCACCTGACTGCCATCACAATCTTCCATGGGATCATTCTTCTCCTATATTGTGTTCCCAACTCAAACAGCTCACGGATTTTTGTCAAAGTGGCCACTGCTCTTTATACAGTCATGATTCCCATGCTGAACCCCCTTATCTACAGCCTTCGGAATAAAGATGTGAAGGAGACAGTTAGGAGACTTATCAGCTCCAAACTGCACTCTCACTTGACATaa